The Bernardetia litoralis DSM 6794 genome includes a window with the following:
- a CDS encoding DUF2721 domain-containing protein — translation MELSLTTPALLFPAISLLLLAYTNRFLAIATLIRNLHEKHENEPTKNLIEQIKNLRKRVNLIRNMQFLGVSSLLLCVVCMFVLFWGQIELGHWLFGISLILLMLSLSFSVIEIQISVKALNIQIGKMEKKK, via the coding sequence ATGGAACTCAGTCTTACTACACCTGCCTTGCTTTTCCCAGCAATTTCTTTGCTTTTGTTGGCTTATACCAATCGTTTTTTGGCAATAGCTACACTTATTCGAAACTTACATGAGAAACATGAAAATGAGCCTACAAAAAATTTGATAGAACAAATCAAAAATCTTCGCAAACGAGTCAATTTAATTCGAAATATGCAGTTTTTAGGTGTTTCTAGTTTACTTTTATGTGTGGTTTGTATGTTTGTTCTTTTTTGGGGACAAATAGAATTAGGACATTGGCTTTTTGGAATAAGTCTAATTTTATTGATGCTTTCCCTTTCTTTTTCTGTTATTGAAATACAAATTTCTGTAAAAGCACTCAATATTCAGATTGGAAAAATGGAAAAGAAAAAATAG
- a CDS encoding NUDIX hydrolase: MYSYEYPRPSVTVDCVIFAWDSENSDLKVLLIERAHNPFAGSWAFPGGFVDMDEDLETAARRELEEETGMNDLFMEQLFTFGAPNRDPRGRVISVAYYALVSLAHHADQIKAASDAADTQWVSVKELSELELAFDHKEVMKIALERLRGKVRYQPIGFELLPEKFPLSQLQILYEQVLGMTLDKRNFRRKILKTKLVLPLDEYQQNVSHRAAQLYKFDKDTYEQLVKEGFVFEI; this comes from the coding sequence ATGTATAGCTACGAATACCCACGCCCTTCTGTTACTGTTGATTGTGTCATTTTTGCTTGGGATAGCGAAAACTCTGACCTAAAAGTACTTTTGATAGAACGAGCGCACAACCCTTTTGCTGGAAGTTGGGCATTTCCAGGTGGTTTTGTAGATATGGATGAAGATTTGGAAACAGCTGCACGACGAGAATTAGAAGAAGAAACAGGAATGAATGACCTTTTTATGGAACAGCTTTTTACATTTGGTGCGCCAAACCGTGACCCAAGAGGGCGAGTAATTAGTGTTGCTTATTATGCTCTAGTGAGTTTGGCGCATCATGCAGACCAAATAAAAGCTGCTTCTGATGCTGCTGATACCCAATGGGTAAGTGTAAAAGAACTTTCAGAACTTGAACTTGCCTTTGACCACAAAGAAGTAATGAAAATTGCTTTGGAAAGATTGCGAGGAAAAGTACGTTATCAACCGATTGGTTTTGAGCTTTTACCTGAAAAATTTCCTCTTTCTCAGCTTCAAATTTTGTATGAGCAAGTTTTGGGAATGACTCTTGACAAACGAAATTTTAGAAGAAAAATATTGAAAACAAAACTTGTTCTTCCTTTAGACGAATATCAGCAAAATGTATCTCACCGTGCAGCACAGCTCTATAAATTTGATAAAGACACCTACGAGCAACTTGTAAAAGAAGGCTTTGTATTTGAAATTTAG